In the genome of Bacteroidota bacterium, one region contains:
- a CDS encoding antibiotic biosynthesis monooxygenase yields the protein MIKVGLLVRLKAKPGKETAVQNFITDALPLAVAEPDTTTWYAIKIDASTFGIFDTFPHASGRDAHLGGKIAAALMANAPELLAEDPVIEKIDVLAAKRAG from the coding sequence ATGATAAAAGTAGGTTTATTGGTCAGACTCAAAGCAAAACCCGGCAAAGAAACAGCTGTACAAAACTTCATCACGGATGCCTTGCCCCTGGCGGTCGCTGAACCAGATACAACAACCTGGTACGCCATCAAAATTGATGCCTCCACGTTTGGTATCTTCGATACCTTCCCCCATGCATCAGGAAGGGACGCCCACCTCGGTGGTAAAATTGCTGCGGCCCTCATGGCAAACGCACCTGAGCTTCTGGCAGAAGATCCAGTGATCGAAAAAATTGACGTACTCGCTGCCAAAAGAGCCGGCTAA